The region TCAGACCCCACAAAAGTGAGGCGAACTTTTCGTCCAAGGGAGGAGAGAGCTTTGGCTATGATATCGTAACCTTTCAGCTTCCGATCTTCAAGTTGGGCTCTGCCAACCATCAGAACATCAAACACTTCATCCTTATCCACCTGAGAGAAACGTTCTTGGCTTGGTTCATACAACGGATAGTCCTCTAAAATTCCGGGCGTTATAGCAATTACCTTGGTTTCGGGAAGACACTTAATGTACCTTTCCCGCAGTCTCGGGCCTACGGTGACCACAGCATCCGCAGCCTCGCACAGCTGTATTTCATTATGGTGTTTCTTCTCGTTGTCCTCTATGGGATCGTCGCGTTTCGACGGACTTGACTTATATTTCCCGATATCTGGACCAAAAACGTGCACCGCGTGCACCCAACTGCATGTACTGGAAGCCATTTTCACAATAAAATGACCGGTTGGGCCAAATTTCCTTCCATGTGTTAGCACAACACTTGGATTTGGGAGCTCTTTGGGTGGGCACTTTAACCAATCCAATGGACTTGGATTGCCCGGTAATTTGCCGGCTGTCAGAAGAGAAACGCCGTTTTCTTTCGCGTCCTGTCTGTCGTTTTCGTCGGACTGAGGTACATAGCAATAGACGTCGATGCGACGACCGCCATAGTTCGCcatgttctttgcaaaatatcTGTTGAAGGTGGACAAACCACCCTTTGTGGACTTCCACTCATCGCATACAAACATCAGTTTCAAAGATTTACGACTGGTTCCGCATGAAGGTGATGCCATATTGTGCAATCAACAAGGTCCACAGATAAGTTAATAGGAAGGAAATAAAATCGAGGCGtaactacagaatacagggccatTCATTTCTATATCATTAGACACCTTAAGATCGACGTTTACCGCTGACCGCAAACTTCTacaggtcacgtgaccagaCTTAAATCTCGCGTTTACGGAAAATTCTTCACGTTTTCAACGGCAAGAGGTAGGTTTTCGCGTAAGTCATTTACCTCGACTTTTATTTGCATGAATATTTTGTGATCCCACGTATGCCTGGCACTGATATACAAAATAaccctttttctttcatttcatatgaattttaatattaacaagacaacagttttgtttttacaaaGTTTGGACGACAACTGCTGCACAACGTTGAAATCCAATATGGCGGCATGAAAACACATGCTGAATCTGAGATAACAAATAGTATCAAATGTACAGCTTTTTATTTCTCATTGCTCGTTTcttagcttttattttttaattgttttagaAACAACAGTATACTCAACATGGCACCTTTCCGTTGGCCAGAATGAAGCCATGACAAAGCCCTATTACTGGAGGTTGCTACGAAGAAACCAGAAAGACCCGTTGACTGGGAAGATATAGCTTTAAACCTCAGTCCCGGCATTTTCCACGCCAAATAATGCGGTCGAAATAAAAGGGCGAGCCTGCCGGGAAAGGTTGGACCGTTTGatttaaaagtttaaaaacgaAGATGCAAAGGCACTGAAAAGGTAAACATTAATATTTACATTGTCTATTTACTGAATATATGAATATATGTTTACAAACTAGCATTCAAGAAACTGTAGTTTTAGTTCCCAATCCATTAAGTtgggtttttgttgtttctaaaGGTCGGGCACCGAGGAAGCATACTCGGAAATAAAGCAGGTATTACAAGAAATCTTAGATTACAGAAGAGACATGAACCAAGAAAAGATagataaaaagagaaaagcagAAGAAGATCGCAAAAAAGGAGAGGATATGAGACGAGCAGCACTCGTGGGATTAGCCAGTAAGTGaaatatgaatattttttatttaaagttttgttttgttcagttcAGGTTGGTTTGTTTTCGAGATGCTTATTTTCAGTTCGTATTTGAGGGCACATGAACAAAGGGTGTGTTTAAAACTTTATAATTcttattgaaaattttcatttcctgcTCTGAACACACATATACACTTACACAtaactgtaaataaaaattttcaaactcaGACCCAAGAAGTCTGCAAAGGTTGCTTAACTTGTTGAGGTAACATCAAAACCTCTCAAATTAAGCCACCTTTGCAAAgaattcacattttttttggctttactTTTTGGTTAGACATACATTGCACAGTGCACCTGACAGAGACAAGGTAATATTTTGTCTGATAGTGGTTAAGATGGATTATTTATGTGGCTCACCTCATGTTTGCTACTTTAGAGAAACGTTTAAGTGGTGGCACATCAAGCGATAATAGTGATGGCGacaatgaagatgatgatgatgatggtgatggtGCACTGGGATCTGCCCATTGTGCGAAAGGTAGGTAAGGGTTTGGGCCACGGGGTGGTACATGGCAAGTTTAAAAGTGCAGGCTTGAAACTAACCATTAATATGTAACATTTTCCTAGAAAAGATAACCTTTTCACATTTATAACCTTTTACATATGGTTGctgatttgaattttttttttaattcacttTTTTCACCAATCCCATAATACAGTTCATTTTGGGAGATATTTGCTTTAAAAGAATGGATATTCAGTTCACTGAAGCATGAACCTCCCAAAACATATTGCATCATGGTATTGAGAAAACAGGCAAGGATATAAGACCCTTCTATTCTTCAGCTCATGGAATCCCTACCCATTTATACATCTCTACCTTGTAAGGAGCTGGTTTTGAGAGGAGCACCATGTAGTCCATTATAGGCAATACCCTCCTATTCCAGGGCAGGCTGGCCTTGAAAGTTTGTTAGTTGGTTTGATTAGAAGAGTAACATGAAAATATTGCTTTCTATTTAGAGTTCACACAACAGTCTAATCCGTAAAAAGGAAACTATATAATATCAACATATGGTACAGgggagctttttttttttttaatttctcatcTCATGCAGGATCTAAAAAAAAGCCACGCCAAAGGGCAAGTAAGATGTCAGCTTTAGATATGCTTTCCGAGAAAACAAATCGGAAgtttgaaatcaaagaacAGGAGCTAGAGGTGAGAAGTATGGAGCTTgaatttcagaaaagaaaatatgaagcAGAGGCTGAAGAGAGACAAGCAAGATTAGAATTAGATAGGGAGGAAAGAAAGACTATACTGGAACTTCTCAAGGATCGTTTAAGTTGATTTGCCTACTTTAGTTTAAGGTATTATACTGCTTGTTTGGTTTTGcagtatttttattcaaagttGATAATGAAATATGGACAACAACTACCTGTAAAATGAAAGTGCAACTCGAAATACTTCTATAACTTACAAGCTTACTGTAGCCCATTGgcatttatttattgtatttaCTTGATATGGGAGTTGAATAAATCCATTTGATGTATCAATTCACAGATGTATATTGTACTTTGCAGACACATTTAGGCAAATATGTAATGACATCAGTTTCTAGATGTTAATGTTATTTCTAGATATTGGATAGATATGATTCAAGAGAGGGGGGTTCCAGTCCAAAAAACGAACTTGTAACAGAACCATATAAGCATGTATGACAGTTAGTTAAGAGTGCTCCAACTACATAATACTTCCCCACAGGTTGCAGAAGGACTTTCAAGTTCTTGTGAAAATCTAGGTATGcaaaaaattgtgaaatttTACCAAATCCCCATTCGACACTTATACGAACTTTGCTCATCTCACTTTTGAACTGTTGCTGTAGTGGTGTTAGTTGTGCACCTTGAAATGGAGAAATGATATGCCTTGATATCCCATATGCTGGGTCACCGTAGATCACATGAGGATCGCCATTAGGTTTAGTTATCCTTTGAAGTTGTGGTAGTAGGCCACTGACACCTAACATAAAAGCATCATGCCTCTTTCCCTCGATAGGTCCAAAAAGGTGGGCAATCAATCCATTGGGTGCAGTAACAGACTAGAATTGGAGgaagttgacaaaaaagaaataagaattTCGTAGTAAGAGTGCATTGCTGAGCTTCCTCACCTTTTTCGATTACAAAATTAAGTTCACTCACCAAAATGATACCTATTAACTACTTAATTAGACTGAATTTATGGTACTTCTGGATATTCTGATGTCTCACTTGTATTGTCTCATCCTAATAGGGTTAAGAAAATACAGCAAATCCTATGGCAACTGTTACTTCCAAATAAGCTTACCTTGCCTTATTCCAAACTCGAAATAGATAAAGGCTTGCATTTTGCAGATTTACAGTAAggataattattaatttttatgaggATATGCATCTGTTTACTGGATTGTGTAATACAATGCCTTCATTATtgggataaaattaatttctcaCCTGAAATTTTAAGCAGTGGAATCGTTTGTGCCCACTGAACATGACATgctgattttgcaaaggtctAGCTATCTGCTGGGCAGTCCCATCTATGAAACCCCAGCATTGGTCCAGTGGAGCTCCCTTCTGATGTATAACTTGAGCAAAGTGTGCTGGATCTAGCCATACCAAGTCCAAGTTATTCAGTAGATGATAAAACCGAGTGTAGATGTCATCTACAATCTATCAAGGAAATTAtgtacaaaaaattaaagattcaTCCACGATTTTTTGACTTACACACTCAACAATCttataaaaacaaatactaataaaacaaatcaagGGTGTACCATAAATATTGTATTCGTCATTTAACAAAagatattataataaattatttattaccaTGTTAAAAATTATGCTAAGTTCAGGCTCAGCCCTTCCAAAGATGTCAACCAGATCACACCATCTGTTGGGATATGCCAGTCTACGAAGCAAAATCATCAGGGCTTCCATCCCAGTGCAGACAGAGCCCTGATAACCAGTATAGAACCTAGGAATTTCTAAAGCTCTGATAAGGCGTATCATGTCATCTTTCTGAAATCTGAAAGTATAATGTAACCAGTACATGCATTATGCACGAAAGAAAGTATGGGGAAGAATAACATGCAGAAACTTCATGCACTAATTCATTTGTCGAGACATGCATTACTGTTTACAtgaagaaatttaaagaaatctTAAAATTAGTAATGCCCTGAAAGTAAACGATAATTGTGGGAGAACAAGAACGAACTCTATTAGaaagcttttgcaaaatcaaGTTACCTTCACATGAACAACATTAAGGAAGCCTATCATGGTCAATTAAATCATACCTAAACATTTCTTCACACTGGACTTCACTAAGGTCCGCAATATTTAGTTTCTTGTTTAGAATTCTCCTTTCTCCAAATGCGGtcacaacaaacaacacaTCCAAGTCTTCTTCATCGCTCGAATCTGAACTGCTCTCATCATCGTACAACATCACTGTTAAAATGTCCCTGAGGTCTCTCCTTAatgcagaaaaattaaattcaatcAATGTATTCACCTTGTCGGCAGTCTGAAAGACGAGGAATAGCTTAAAGAAGATTTAGAAGGgataagagaaagaaaaaacaggtaACAGTTCCACTTGCCTTCGTGCagccgccatgtttgttttggttgatttCCCTTGTTACCACGCGTCGTTATCACGCGATTCTTAATACACGAAGGAGACATACCGCagacggcaaacggcaaacctCAAACCGCGGTTTGCGGTCCGCGGTAAACGTCGATCTTAAGGTGTCTTGAAAAAAATCGAACTGCGCGGCAGCGAATCGCGTGTTTTTTGCCCCAACAgatataaccaatcagaacgagATGAGGAGTCTACTTGCTGTGACTtgttgtgactagaatggatactctaaactatggtgagacacttaaatttatgtatacaaagtaccaaccgatcttagcatttaccaagtttaattatagTGTAACCAGAACGATTTATGAAggctaaccatttcgagccaGCGCTTAGATCTactcactagagatcagtggccggcgcttagacctaatcactagagatcagtggctgacccagcagttattctctgcctaaatagggtgtcgtttatctgcttgtacctgtttaggatgtttatgtgtcacgaagtgtctcaccatattttggagtatccgtTCAAGCAAAAACCGTGGAGGTCTACTTCCACCATGTTGGGATATCGGGCATTTGCCCGCGAACCTCACTTGGCCACGGCGCGCGCAGtgcaaatacccaaatatcaaattagaacagaatccagaaACCCAGACTATTCAGCGCGCCCTCACGTCGTCATCTGACGTTCCCAGCGTTTTGCTAAATCAGCATAATAGAGACTTCACGAAGCGACGACCGGAGGGTTTGATACGGTGTTCGCGACCGAAAGGAGCTGGGACGAAGACCTCGTTCTGTCAATTGTTAATTTACGTCACGCAACAATTGTTTTCAGGACTGCGATCCGAGCATTTCGTGCGAATTGCAAAACACAAGTCTCGGTTTAGAGTTGTCTGTGTATATCAACCAGTCACGTTTTATAAGGGATGCCCTCAGTAAGAGAAATCACAGATATGTTGCTGTTTGGCCACCATGATAATTTGATTAGcaaagaagaatttttgttgATGTATTATTTAAACAAGTCAAGGAACCTTGAGGTACCGTATTGGAGCTTTGACCAGTTTAACCTGGATCTTCTAACTGACGATGAATGCACGTCAGAATTCAGATTCTACAGGAGAGATGTCTATCTTCTTGCCGAGGTGTTGCAGATTCCGGATCAAATAGATGCTAAAACCGTGTTATTGTGACATGGGATCGAAACTCTCCGtatttttcttaaaagatCTGCATATCCTTGTAGATATTCCGATATCTAACTCAGGCTGCCCCGCTAGTGGAAAGTTTCAGAACCCGTTAACTGAGGTTTCCGGGCCATGTACATAGAATGCCTGATGATGAGCCATGCAAAGTGTACGCACtgtttattaaattctcaatctcggataatgcatttcgcgtactctgattggttcactcaatcttgttAATCAACTCATATATAACACAATACGGCTGTCACCATACCATAccaagggaaaacaccggttcccgtttGTTCATCGACGTTAAACCCCggtggacggggttgatagcTGGATGGGTCACCACCTGGATAAAATACCCGGTGTTGTACttcttgggaagtcaggctggcgtagtaaaacatcaatcacgccttcctcCTCAACTACAAATgatgtatgtggattgagtttcagtcgatctcaacctgacttcgagggttttctccgggcactccggtttcctccctccgcaaaatcGACTCGCAGTCTAATCAATCTGGCTGTCGAAGGCCGTAAGTTAGATAACTGTTTGGGTTAATTACGTCACCttcgttaaataaagaatacagctatttcaaaaaatgttgtcggggaGAACGACAAATGTCAATTGTCAAACGGCAATTGCACGACTGAAAGgaaatgtgggtattgaatattaataggaaataagCTCCCATGATGCCGGCTCCATACAGTGCCGACCTTCGATGACGAGTCATATGGTTTGTCACGTTAAGCCGGGGCCAGTTGGCCGTTCGTAAGGCAGTATCAGTAGGGagattagggagcttaagcaaacacgacgtcgacagaagcgagaacgtcatttgaaaatgtcacttcgcgtttctggaatctttcaattattcaaagtcattatgcctgaaaaatgcgctttaactatcctggaattaaattggaaccagcgcttgggacaagacaaaattgaacatttgtcatcatatgctcacgtcgtccacacaactgcaaaaaaggtcatttcacgtcatagaaagaacgaggacgtcttcaaaatgtcaaaagatgaaaaatgcacgtgcaaagcgtgcaaaaatactgtttttcattgtcaaatatgcaaatctgtggggtttttgttgccgtcgtagttgcgaagaactcattgtgttttttgcaaatatggaaaccacagttcctttcggtcgtgcaatttccgttcgacaactgccattcgccgttctctccgacaacgttttttgaaataggtgtatatTGTGTTATTAGTATTATAGCAAACAAATTCGATACCAGCCaacacatttttatttatctaCAAGCAATAGTACAAAAATGTGAGAGAAACGAATATACCATGGTAGCCCACAATTATTAGCATAGCTATTTTAGATGGGCTGCATGGATTACTATTACTTGATTATTCACTCCGTCACACTAAACCAACAATACACTCGACAAGAAAGTTACACATACAAAGAACTGAGGAGAATTACTATGCATCTCTGCTTGGTCAAAAACTTTGTGTTTATTCAGGTTGCtactatttaaaaataaaaattttagaaaagCAACAGACTGCATTTCTGTAGGTTTTCTATTGTAGTAAACTCATTTGGGTTGTTAAGAATACACTCGAAAAGCTTTTAAGTCACTTGCCTATGGCTTATGATTTACAAGCCTTTTCTCCTGTTCTCCCAACATCCCACCTAGGTAATCATAAcatgaaacaaagacaaaattattCCTGATAAGAAAAAACTGGATTATTGCTCTAACTTCTTGACCCATAAAAACACcaatataattaattaaatgagAGGATTGACTTCACAAATCAGCTCTTTCATCAAGATCTACAAAAGATAGCTGATTTGAACTGTGAATGGGCAATGAGTGCCGCTGTTGAAGAATCAgatatgatgataataattattgccttAAATTGATGTATTTATCAACTTGAACAATCAGGCATGTAATTGCCTAACGAGTTAGTGGACTGACGTCCAAATTTTGGACGTTGTTCCTCCGGCATGTTAAATGTAAGCTTTCTTTTGGCTGGAACACTTTGGGTAGAGCTGCCTGTGTTTAGCAAACTACCACTGACATTCTCCTTGTTGCGACctgcaaaaacagaaaaccaaTCATTGAATTAGTTAGCAGCAGTGCAACCCAATTTCAAACAAGTGCCAACTACAACGTACTTCTGAGCCAGAGTGGATCCATAACTAATCATTTTgccaacatttttttatttgacagCCAGTGGCAATTCAACATTGTCACATTTACCCACATCTTTGGTCAAGTTTGCCAACGTCCCGAACTTGATTAATTTACATCTTCTTTCTTGGTTAATTTATTTGTACAGGaacaatcaaaatcaaaactttTCAGGAGGTTCAATTCTCATGTTTTTCGGTGTGGTCTAAAAATGGTTCTACCATAATTTAAACAGTTCTTATTATTAAGAATCATTGGCAACAAATTCTTTCACAAACTGATTATATGATTAAGTTAATGTGAAATGACTCAAACGATACATTCGAAGTGCTTCATGAGCGATTACAAAATACCCGTCCACCTGGTCCACTATTTTATTCTTGAAGCGGCATCTGTCAAAGGATAAGTCTCAGAAAACAAGTGTTTACTTCGAAGCAAATATTATGATATTCTTGATCAATCCACAAAAATTACACACATGGAAAAAGGCGCGAATATCCATATATGGCATGTCACACTAGGCATAACGTGACAGCATCCTCCGAAGAACGAGGCATATATCATTAGACGCTgttcatatgcaaattatgaTATAATTAAACTACCAAAAGTTAAGACTTTTCAATACATTCAATGTACCTTTACTTTTAACCACTTCTTCTACCAGGTTTGCGATCTTCTGGCATTGTTTTTCCCATGAGTAGGTCTCGCCGTACTCCTGTCTCAGGCGGCGTGCATTATGATATCTTTCCGCAGGTTGCTGATTAGAGATCTCCCTTATACACCTCGCCCATTCACCTGATTCACTCTTTGATACAATACAGTCTTCCccattttttacatttcgaAGGGCATGAGCAATGCCACTGTTTTTGGAAACAAGCATGGGAGTACCAGTAGATAGTGCCTCCAAGGCAGCCATTCCAAAGCCGTCTTCACGTGACGGAAGTACAAAGAGATCTGTCTTTTGCAGCATGTTCCTTAGATTGTCCCTATCGGTGTATTCGCACACTGTTAGCTGTTCCTTTTGTATGCCTGCGTTGGTTTCAAACCAGTTCTCTAAGCTCTTCTGCTTGTTTTGTTGGGATCCCACAAATGTAAGATGAAATCTTTCTCCAAGAGAGACTACAGCTTTAGCTGCAATATCATAACCCTTAAGCTTTCTATCGTTAGGTTCGGCTCTACCAAACATGAGGACATGAAATACTTCACCTTGACTCACGTGAGAAAAATGTTCTTGCGATGGCACATACAAAGGCCAGTCCTCTAAAATTCCGGGCGTAATAGCCCTTAACACTCTTTCTGGGAGGAATTTCTTATACTTTCGCCGTAGACTCCGACCTACAGTGAGTACAGCATCCGCATTCTTGCAGAGTTCTATTTCGGCCTTATGTTTATTTTGGTAGTCCTCGATGAGATCAACAACACCGTTATGTTTTGAAGAACCTGGCTTGTATTTTGCAAGATCTGGGTAAAAAACATGGAGTATTTGCACCCAACAACAGGACCCCTCGGGCACAATAACATAAGCAATTTCGCCGAATTTCCTTCCGTGTGCTACCACGACATCtggattttgaagatccttcGGCGGAATCTTCAAACATTCGAACGGATTTGGGTTATCTGGTAAATTTTCAGCCTTAAGCAGTGTAACGCCGTTTCTTTTTGCGTCCTCAATGTCTTCTTCATCGGCCTGGGATACATAGCAAAAGACGCTGATGTGACGGCAATATTTCGCCATGTTCACAGCAAAATATTTGTTGAAGGTCGACAATCCACCATTTGTGGACTTCCACTCGTCGCAAATAAACATCATGGTTGCGCATGAAGTTGACTGTTTCTTGCAACTTAATGCCATATTCTGCGAGCAACAAAGTCCAAAACTTGTGAGACCTGCATCAAGAGCCGAATATTTTGCTTCATTCTACACGATGGCGAATCAGGTGTTAGTCCGCCAAGAgatataaccaa is a window of Acropora palmata chromosome 11, jaAcrPala1.3, whole genome shotgun sequence DNA encoding:
- the LOC141896891 gene encoding uncharacterized protein LOC141896891; this encodes MAAARRRDLRDILTVMLYDDESSSDSSDEEDLDVLFVVTAFGERRILNKKLNIADLSEVQCEEMFRFQKDDMIRLIRALEIPRFYTGYQGSVCTGMEALMILLRRLAYPNRWCDLVDIFGRAEPELSIIFNMIVDDIYTRFYHLLNNLDLVWLDPAHFAQVIHQKGAPLDQCWGFIDGTAQQIARPLQNQHVMFSGHKRFHCLKFQVRN
- the LOC141896892 gene encoding uncharacterized protein LOC141896892, whose protein sequence is MNQEKIDKKRKAEEDRKKGEDMRRAALVGLAKKRLSGGTSSDNSDGDNEDDDDDGDGALGSAHCAKGSKKKPRQRASKMSALDMLSEKTNRKFEIKEQELEVRSMELEFQKRKYEAEAEERQARLELDREERKTILELLKDRLS
- the LOC141896526 gene encoding uncharacterized protein LOC141896526, translated to MALSCKKQSTSCATMMFICDEWKSTNGGLSTFNKYFAVNMAKYCRHISVFCYVSQADEEDIEDAKRNGVTLLKAENLPDNPNPFECLKIPPKDLQNPDVVVAHGRKFGEIAYVIVPEGSCCWVQILHVFYPDLAKYKPGSSKHNGVVDLIEDYQNKHKAEIELCKNADAVLTVGRSLRRKYKKFLPERVLRAITPGILEDWPLYVPSQEHFSHVSQGEVFHVLMFGRAEPNDRKLKGYDIAAKAVVSLGERFHLTFVGSQQNKQKSLENWFETNAGIQKEQLTVCEYTDRDNLRNMLQKTDLFVLPSREDGFGMAALEALSTGTPMLVSKNSGIAHALRNVKNGEDCIVSKSESGEWARCIREISNQQPAERYHNARRLRQEYGETYSWEKQCQKIANLVEEVVKSKGRNKENVSGSLLNTGSSTQSVPAKRKLTFNMPEEQRPKFGRQSTNSLGNYMPDCSS